One Caulobacter segnis genomic window carries:
- a CDS encoding MarC family protein, with amino-acid sequence MDFSPLPTSSLVGAFLLAFPALFSIVNPVGASLIFHQAMAGRSREERRGLARRIGFYAFLVLLGSLLLGGYILNFFGVSLGALRVAGGLVVAIRAWGLLMDPQQHEDRKTSQTESAQTHEDVAFFPLTMPFTTGPGSISVAIALSSQRPTEGAAVAPFFIGASLAAALVAVMVWVFYSASGRVMRLLGPSGARVLSRLVAFLLLCIGVQIIASGAENLVAKFMASHSG; translated from the coding sequence ATGGACTTCAGCCCCCTGCCCACCTCCAGCCTGGTCGGCGCCTTCCTGCTGGCGTTTCCGGCGCTGTTCTCGATCGTCAATCCGGTCGGAGCGTCGCTGATCTTTCACCAGGCCATGGCCGGACGCTCGCGCGAGGAACGGCGCGGGCTGGCGCGGCGGATCGGCTTCTACGCCTTCCTGGTGCTGCTGGGCTCGCTGCTGCTGGGCGGCTACATCCTGAACTTCTTCGGCGTCAGCCTGGGGGCTTTGCGGGTGGCCGGCGGCCTGGTCGTGGCCATCCGCGCCTGGGGCCTGCTGATGGATCCGCAGCAACACGAGGACCGCAAAACCAGCCAGACCGAGTCCGCCCAGACCCACGAAGACGTGGCGTTTTTCCCGCTGACCATGCCGTTCACGACCGGACCAGGTTCGATCTCGGTAGCCATCGCCCTCTCCTCTCAGCGCCCGACCGAGGGCGCGGCGGTGGCGCCGTTCTTCATCGGCGCCAGCCTGGCCGCCGCGCTCGTGGCGGTGATGGTCTGGGTGTTCTACAGCGCCTCGGGCCGGGTCATGCGCCTGTTGGGTCCTTCCGGCGCCCGGGTGCTGTCGCGGCTGGTCGCCTTCCTGTTGCTGTGCATCGGCGTTCAGATCATCGCCTCGGGCGCGGAGAACCTGGTGGCCAAGTTCATGGCCTCGCATTCCGGTTAG
- a CDS encoding replicative DNA helicase, whose amino-acid sequence MSLVPALDLVLPGLPEPTINVAPHNMEAEQALLGILLYDNAAYERLTDSLQARCFYEPFHQRLFQAIETHVRKGQLAEPILLADEFKADAAFEELGGLRYLADLVDRAPPAANAGDYARVIFDLSLRRELIRIGGDIATAAQGTAEVKDGEKKTARDQIESAEQQLYSLAESGTASSGFVSFGDALRGAVEMTAEAYSREGGMSGVSTDLIDLDQKIGGLHPSDLIVLAGRPSMGKTALATNIAFNIAKKYAYEIQPDGTKKTVQGGVVAFYSLEMSAEQLALRMLADASGVSGDKLRKGEIDASEFGRVRDAAMELQEAPLFIDATGGISIAKLTARARRLKRQHGLDLVVVDYLQLVTGSDLSSNASRVQEVSQITMGLKALAKELACPVIALSQLSRQVEQRDDKRPQLSDLRESGSIEQDADMVWFVYREAYYVGRAEPREGTPEHLTWQEEMDRLHGLAEVIIAKQRHGPIGTVRLSFNSDTTRFGNLARDHYFAQARNIPSDE is encoded by the coding sequence ATGTCCCTCGTTCCCGCGCTCGATCTCGTTCTCCCCGGCCTACCCGAGCCCACGATCAACGTGGCGCCGCACAACATGGAAGCCGAGCAGGCGCTGCTCGGGATCCTGCTGTACGACAACGCCGCGTACGAGCGCCTGACCGACAGCCTGCAGGCCCGCTGCTTCTACGAGCCCTTCCACCAGCGCCTGTTCCAGGCGATCGAGACCCACGTCCGCAAGGGCCAGCTGGCCGAACCGATCCTGCTGGCCGACGAGTTCAAGGCCGACGCCGCGTTCGAAGAGCTGGGCGGCCTGCGCTACCTGGCCGACCTCGTCGACCGCGCCCCGCCCGCCGCCAACGCCGGCGACTACGCCCGGGTGATCTTCGACCTCTCCCTGCGTCGCGAGCTGATCCGCATCGGCGGCGACATCGCCACGGCCGCGCAAGGGACCGCCGAGGTCAAGGACGGGGAGAAGAAGACCGCCCGCGACCAGATCGAGTCGGCCGAACAGCAGCTGTACAGCCTGGCTGAAAGCGGCACCGCCTCGTCGGGCTTCGTCAGTTTCGGCGACGCCCTGCGCGGCGCGGTCGAGATGACCGCCGAGGCCTACAGCCGCGAAGGCGGCATGTCGGGCGTCTCGACCGACCTGATCGACCTGGACCAGAAGATCGGCGGCCTGCACCCCTCCGACTTGATCGTCCTGGCCGGCCGTCCCTCGATGGGCAAGACGGCCCTGGCGACCAACATCGCCTTCAACATCGCCAAGAAATACGCCTACGAGATCCAGCCCGACGGCACGAAGAAGACCGTCCAGGGCGGCGTCGTGGCCTTCTACTCGCTGGAAATGAGCGCCGAGCAGCTGGCCCTGCGTATGCTGGCCGACGCCTCGGGCGTGTCGGGCGACAAGCTGCGGAAGGGCGAGATCGACGCTTCCGAGTTCGGGCGCGTCCGCGACGCGGCCATGGAGCTGCAGGAAGCGCCCCTGTTCATCGACGCCACCGGCGGTATCTCGATCGCCAAGCTGACCGCCCGGGCCCGTCGCCTCAAGCGCCAGCACGGCCTGGACCTGGTGGTGGTCGACTACCTGCAGCTGGTCACCGGCTCGGACCTGTCGTCCAACGCCAGCCGCGTGCAGGAAGTCTCGCAGATCACCATGGGCCTCAAGGCCCTGGCCAAGGAACTGGCCTGCCCCGTCATCGCCCTCTCGCAGCTGTCGCGTCAGGTCGAACAGCGCGACGACAAGCGGCCTCAGCTCTCCGACCTTCGGGAATCCGGTTCGATCGAACAGGACGCCGACATGGTGTGGTTCGTGTACCGCGAGGCCTATTACGTGGGCCGCGCCGAGCCGCGCGAGGGTACGCCCGAGCACCTGACCTGGCAGGAGGAGATGGACCGCCTGCACGGCCTGGCCGAGGTGATCATCGCCAAGCAGCGTCACGGTCCCATCGGCACCGTGCGCCTGTCGTTCAACAGCGACACCACGCGCTTCGGCAACCTGGCCCGCGACCACTACTTCGCCCAGGCCCGGAACATCCCGTCGGACGAATAG
- the alr gene encoding alanine racemase — protein sequence MTEARLTLDLDALAANHAALRKRAGDAELAPAVKADGYGLGAADVADRLWAEGACSFYVARLSEGVALRQALGDRDAIIYVLDGATPGSGDTLEGAGLIPVLNSLPQIEAWNAQARSGRLKAALHVDTGMNRLGLRPEEVKVLVGATDRLKRLDLDLVISHLACADTPESPMSARQLERFEAVTALLPNARRSLANSAGLFLGEAYRFDQARPGISLYGGGPEGVPHPEIRAVATVEAPILQVRVVPRGESVGYGAGWTAPDTTRVAIVAAGYADGVPRASHPNGQAWFDGARRRLLGRVSMDLLAIDITDCDAARPGAMVELFGPNLPIDDAATAAGTSAYELLTRVAPRARRVVIGR from the coding sequence GTGACCGAAGCCCGCCTGACCCTCGACCTCGACGCCCTGGCCGCCAACCACGCGGCCTTGCGAAAGCGCGCCGGCGACGCCGAACTGGCGCCGGCGGTCAAGGCCGACGGCTACGGCCTCGGCGCGGCGGACGTCGCCGACCGGCTGTGGGCCGAGGGCGCGTGCAGCTTCTATGTCGCTCGTCTGTCGGAAGGCGTCGCCCTGCGCCAGGCCTTGGGCGACCGCGACGCGATCATCTACGTCCTCGACGGCGCCACGCCCGGCTCCGGCGACACGCTGGAGGGCGCGGGGCTGATTCCGGTGCTCAACAGCCTGCCGCAGATCGAGGCCTGGAACGCCCAGGCCCGCTCGGGCCGGCTGAAGGCGGCGCTGCATGTCGACACCGGCATGAACCGCCTGGGCCTGCGCCCGGAGGAGGTGAAGGTGCTGGTCGGCGCGACCGACCGGCTGAAGCGCCTGGACCTCGATCTCGTCATCAGCCACCTGGCCTGCGCCGACACGCCCGAAAGCCCGATGAGCGCTCGCCAGTTGGAGCGTTTCGAGGCCGTCACGGCCCTGCTGCCGAACGCCCGGCGCAGCCTGGCCAACTCGGCGGGCCTGTTCCTGGGCGAGGCCTATCGCTTCGACCAGGCCCGTCCGGGGATCAGCCTCTATGGCGGCGGGCCCGAGGGCGTCCCGCATCCCGAGATCCGCGCCGTCGCCACGGTCGAAGCCCCGATCCTGCAGGTCCGGGTCGTGCCGCGCGGCGAGAGCGTGGGCTACGGCGCCGGCTGGACCGCGCCCGACACCACCCGCGTGGCCATCGTCGCGGCCGGCTATGCCGACGGCGTGCCGCGCGCCAGCCATCCGAATGGCCAGGCCTGGTTCGACGGCGCCCGGCGCCGGCTGCTGGGCCGCGTCTCCATGGACCTGCTGGCGATCGACATCACCGACTGCGACGCCGCGCGTCCCGGCGCCATGGTCGAGCTGTTCGGCCCGAATCTGCCGATCGACGACGCCGCGACCGCCGCCGGCACCTCGGCCTATGAACTGCTGACCCGTGTCGCGCCGCGCGCCCGCCGCGTGGTGATCGGCCGCTAG
- a CDS encoding TonB-dependent receptor plug domain-containing protein, whose amino-acid sequence MRYRSLLLAAASLTAFAATARAQTAAPAAENTNVEEIVVTGTRTAGRSRLDTLAPVDVVTAKTLQQRGSTELAAALAATVPSINFPRPSNTDGTDSVRPAVLRGQGPDQTLVLVNGTRRHATALVNLNGSVGRGSASVDLNAIPSVALERIEVLRDGASAQYGSDAIAGVVNLRLREASSGGGVTVTTGKYITSFTGLQTGQKQKRRDGLTTTVSGWQGLKLGSDGFLTLSAEYLDRDYTNRSDIDTRVTPQRVTSRFGDPEVEQVSFYANAGKPIGDNWEAYGWYGYQQRDAEASATYRLPTDASQNIPSVYPNGYLPLITTNTEDVTAAVGLRGELAGWKLDTNLVYGKNDLDFGVKNTINPSYGAGSPTSFKAGGLTYDQLVFGLDASREFEVGLAGPLNVAWGVEARRETYQVNAGEVASYARGTVSPTLSFGSRGFTGFTPGNAVDVDRDAVGVYLDLEGKLTEKLTGSAAVRYEDYSDFGTNTSWKLAGRYDFTDAFALRGAVSTGFRAPSLQQQYFTSTSILYINQTVGGVTTAVPFETGTYPSVSAVGKALGGKPLEPEKSKNFSLGAVYHKGAFELTVDAYRIDVDNRIVLTETLTGSATAAAGTNARVIFDLLAPYGASAARYFTNGVDTKTVGVDVVARYRIVDDQAGTFDLTAAGNVNNFDVRRTPTTTVLPTPVTLFARQATLRFEEGTPEWKVTLQGDWSKGPWGATLRTTLYDDVLAPGTAADGSGDWRTGTQGIVDLEARYRFGQHTTVSVGADNLFDQYPDQVPPNLNTSGGNPWSSFSPFGFNGRFLYGRLAVSW is encoded by the coding sequence GAACTGGCCGCCGCCCTGGCCGCCACTGTTCCGTCCATCAACTTCCCGCGCCCGTCCAACACCGACGGCACGGACTCGGTCCGCCCCGCCGTGCTGCGCGGCCAAGGCCCCGACCAGACCTTGGTGCTGGTCAACGGCACCCGCCGCCACGCCACCGCCCTGGTCAATCTGAACGGTTCGGTCGGTCGCGGTTCGGCATCAGTCGACCTGAACGCCATCCCGTCGGTCGCGCTGGAGCGCATCGAGGTGCTGCGCGACGGGGCCTCGGCCCAGTACGGCTCGGACGCCATCGCCGGCGTCGTCAACCTGCGCCTGCGCGAAGCCAGCAGCGGCGGCGGCGTGACGGTGACGACCGGCAAGTACATCACCAGCTTCACGGGCCTGCAGACCGGTCAGAAGCAGAAGCGCCGCGACGGCCTGACCACGACGGTCTCGGGCTGGCAAGGCCTGAAGCTCGGCTCGGACGGCTTCCTGACGCTGTCGGCCGAGTACCTGGATCGCGACTACACCAACCGCTCCGACATCGACACCCGCGTCACGCCCCAGCGCGTCACCTCGCGCTTCGGCGATCCCGAGGTCGAGCAGGTCAGCTTCTACGCCAACGCCGGCAAGCCAATCGGCGACAATTGGGAAGCCTACGGCTGGTACGGCTATCAGCAGCGCGACGCCGAGGCCTCGGCCACCTATCGCCTGCCGACCGACGCCAGCCAGAACATCCCCAGCGTCTATCCCAACGGCTACCTGCCGCTGATCACGACCAACACCGAGGACGTGACGGCCGCCGTCGGCCTGCGCGGCGAGTTGGCCGGCTGGAAGCTCGACACCAACCTGGTTTATGGCAAGAACGACCTCGACTTCGGGGTCAAGAACACCATCAACCCGTCGTACGGCGCGGGCTCGCCGACCAGCTTCAAGGCCGGCGGCCTGACCTATGATCAGCTGGTGTTCGGCCTGGACGCCAGCCGCGAGTTCGAGGTCGGCCTGGCCGGTCCGCTGAACGTGGCCTGGGGCGTGGAAGCCCGTCGCGAGACCTATCAGGTCAACGCCGGCGAGGTGGCCTCCTACGCGCGCGGCACGGTCTCGCCGACGCTGTCGTTCGGCTCGCGCGGCTTCACCGGCTTCACGCCCGGCAACGCCGTCGACGTCGATCGTGACGCCGTGGGCGTCTATCTGGACCTGGAAGGCAAGCTGACCGAGAAGCTGACCGGCTCGGCCGCCGTCCGCTACGAGGACTATTCGGACTTCGGCACCAACACGAGCTGGAAGCTGGCGGGTCGCTACGACTTCACCGACGCGTTCGCTCTTCGCGGCGCGGTGTCGACCGGCTTCCGGGCTCCCAGCCTCCAACAGCAGTACTTCACCTCGACCTCGATCCTGTACATCAACCAGACGGTCGGCGGCGTGACGACGGCGGTGCCGTTCGAGACCGGCACCTATCCGTCGGTCAGCGCGGTCGGCAAGGCCCTGGGCGGCAAGCCGCTGGAGCCGGAGAAGTCCAAGAACTTCTCGCTGGGTGCGGTCTATCACAAGGGCGCCTTCGAGCTGACGGTCGACGCCTATCGCATCGACGTCGACAACCGCATCGTTCTGACCGAGACCCTGACGGGCAGCGCAACGGCGGCGGCGGGCACCAACGCGCGGGTGATCTTCGATCTGCTGGCGCCCTATGGCGCCTCGGCGGCCCGCTACTTCACCAACGGCGTCGACACCAAGACCGTCGGCGTCGACGTGGTGGCCCGCTACCGGATCGTCGACGACCAGGCCGGCACGTTCGACCTGACCGCCGCCGGCAACGTCAACAACTTCGACGTCCGCCGCACGCCGACCACGACGGTGCTGCCAACCCCGGTGACGCTGTTCGCCCGCCAGGCGACGCTACGCTTTGAGGAAGGCACGCCGGAATGGAAGGTCACGCTGCAGGGCGACTGGAGCAAGGGTCCGTGGGGCGCGACCCTGCGCACCACGCTCTATGACGACGTCCTGGCGCCCGGCACCGCCGCCGACGGCAGCGGCGACTGGCGCACGGGCACCCAGGGCATCGTCGACCTGGAGGCCCGCTACCGCTTCGGCCAGCACACCACGGTCTCGGTCGGCGCGGACAACCTGTTCGACCAGTATCCCGACCAGGTGCCGCCGAACCTCAACACCAGCGGCGGCAACCCCTGGTCCAGCTTCTCGCCGTTCGGCTTCAACGGCCGCTTCCTCTACGGTCGCCTGGCGGTCAGCTGGTAG